The following proteins come from a genomic window of Geminicoccaceae bacterium SCSIO 64248:
- a CDS encoding SRPBCC family protein: MTAEDADLTIARFIDAPPAAVWQAWSRPEHLARWWIPAPIECRVVTLDLRPGGGFVTKMREDDGPFKPHLDACFLEVVPERRLAFTTALSAGWRPAEPWLLLTAIVTLEPERRGTRYAARVLHKSPADARRHETLGFHDGWGTVIDQLAALAPRLG, translated from the coding sequence ATGACGGCTGAAGACGCCGACCTGACGATCGCCCGTTTCATCGACGCGCCGCCGGCCGCCGTCTGGCAGGCCTGGAGCCGGCCCGAGCATCTCGCCCGGTGGTGGATCCCGGCTCCCATCGAATGCCGGGTCGTCACGCTCGACCTGCGACCGGGCGGCGGCTTTGTCACCAAGATGCGCGAGGACGACGGCCCGTTCAAGCCGCATCTCGACGCCTGCTTCCTCGAGGTCGTGCCCGAACGGCGGCTCGCGTTCACCACGGCGCTTAGCGCCGGCTGGCGGCCGGCCGAGCCCTGGCTGCTCCTGACCGCGATCGTCACGCTCGAACCCGAGAGACGCGGCACGCGCTACGCTGCCCGCGTGCTGCACAAGAGCCCGGCCGACGCCCGGCGGCACGAGACGCTGGGCTTCCATGACGGCTGGGGCACCGTGATCGACCAGCTCGCGGCCCTCGCCCCGCGCCTGGGCTGA
- a CDS encoding acyl-CoA dehydrogenase, which produces MSTALQSETTVAPKPSKRAVFVWDDPLLIEDELTDDEKLIRDSARDFAQDKLMPRVLEANRHETFDRAIMTEMGALGLLGATLPEDYGCAGTSYVAYGLVTREIERVDSGYRSAASVQSSLVMYPIYAYGSEEQRRSYLPRLATGELVGCFGLTEPDHGSDPGGMTTRARSVDGGFRLSGAKTWITNSPIADVFVVWAKNDDGEIRGYILEKGMEGLSAPKIEGKFSLRASITGMIMMDDVFVPAANELPNVKGLKGPFGCLNRARYGISWGALGAAEFCWHAARTYTLERKQFGRPLAANQLIQKKLADMQTEITLGLHACLRAGRLMDQDRLAPEAISLIKRNSCGKALDIARAARDMHGGNGIADEYHVIRHVMNLEAVNTYEGTHDVHALILGRAQTGLQAFS; this is translated from the coding sequence ATGAGCACCGCCCTGCAATCCGAGACGACCGTCGCGCCGAAGCCCTCGAAGCGCGCCGTGTTCGTCTGGGACGATCCGCTCCTGATCGAGGACGAGCTGACCGACGACGAGAAGCTGATCCGCGACTCCGCGCGCGACTTCGCGCAGGACAAGCTCATGCCGCGCGTGCTCGAGGCCAACCGCCACGAGACCTTCGACCGGGCGATCATGACCGAGATGGGCGCGCTCGGCCTGCTCGGCGCCACCCTGCCCGAGGACTATGGCTGCGCGGGAACGTCCTACGTCGCCTACGGCCTGGTCACCCGCGAGATCGAGCGGGTCGATTCCGGCTACCGCTCGGCCGCCAGCGTGCAGTCCTCGCTGGTCATGTACCCGATCTACGCCTACGGCTCCGAGGAGCAGCGCCGCAGCTACCTGCCGCGCCTCGCCACCGGCGAGCTGGTCGGCTGCTTCGGCCTGACCGAACCGGATCACGGCTCCGACCCCGGCGGCATGACCACCCGCGCGCGCAGCGTCGACGGCGGCTTCAGGCTCTCCGGCGCCAAGACCTGGATCACCAATTCGCCGATCGCGGACGTGTTCGTCGTCTGGGCCAAGAACGACGACGGCGAGATCCGGGGCTACATCCTCGAGAAGGGCATGGAGGGCCTGTCCGCGCCCAAGATCGAGGGCAAGTTCTCGCTGCGCGCCTCGATCACCGGCATGATCATGATGGACGACGTGTTCGTCCCGGCCGCGAACGAGCTGCCCAACGTCAAGGGGCTGAAGGGCCCGTTCGGCTGCCTCAACCGCGCCCGCTACGGCATCTCCTGGGGCGCGCTCGGCGCGGCGGAGTTCTGCTGGCACGCCGCGCGCACCTACACGCTCGAGCGCAAGCAGTTCGGCCGTCCGCTCGCCGCCAACCAGCTGATCCAGAAGAAGCTGGCCGACATGCAGACCGAGATCACGCTCGGCCTGCACGCCTGCCTGCGGGCCGGCCGGCTGATGGACCAGGACCGGCTGGCGCCGGAGGCGATCTCGCTGATCAAGCGCAATTCCTGCGGCAAGGCGCTCGACATCGCCCGGGCCGCGCGCGACATGCACGGCGGCAACGGCATCGCGGACGAGTACCACGTCATCCGCCATGTCATGAACCTCGAGGCGGTCAACACCTATGAGGGCACGCACGACGTGCACGCCCTGATCCTGGGCCGCGCCCAGACCGGGCTCCAGGCCTTCTCCTGA